atgagataaTTTTTATGATGCACAAACACCAtctaacgaaattttcacaggaaaaaaaagtttcatacaaataaaaattatatatttgctttaaTCTTATTCTTTAGTgagtgatattgaatactggtacatatcataaaatacatttatatattgtgaatattagtggtagaatttgtgtttataaactttttcaattgcattttcaagtgtatttataaagTGAGGTTTGTtatcccatatgtataatttatttgcattataaattattacattatttttaaaataaatatttaaatttaatgaattagaataaacaatcaccatatttattgatattgattatgaaataaattattaattatagacacatgtttatattaatattgaatactgagcatttattttaattttttaatttgattgatgtGTAcattaccaaccatatttataatatccctCCAttccttttataattttatttctattaattattggcgagcaaaattaaagttagttttttattgtgccaaatataacataacatgcGTAAATAAATACACGCAAACATTTTGTATGGAATCAAATccaatgcatttttttaacattttttttgtatactcTATCCCAACATTCATTAAAATCAgtttaattgtaaataagtatttgATAACAACCAGACAgttaattttcacaattttatatatatatatatatatatatatatatataatatgatgtgtTAATCCAGCATATAGGTGTTCCAATTTTAATCCAAGTTTGTTCAGTATTAAAGATATGATTATTAAATATGCAAACTCACCCATTTTCTCATGAGTAGtaggatacaaaaaaaaatagaatcttGGGGGTAGGGGAAAGGAAAACATCCTTTTCttatgataataattataatgttttaaGCATGGTACAGCACTTGACTTACTTTCATTgaagcaaaaatatatttaggtACAGCCACTCTTGTCAGTTCTGGGAAAATTACTAGTTTTTCAAGTTTTATGTATTTCCCACTAGCCAAATCCACCTTGGTAACTTGCTTAATTTGCATAGACTAGCCACTAAAATGCAATTTGAGAGCTGACATCTCAAACTAGGCAAGTATTTTCATTGATGGGTTTGTTGGCCGTTAAGAGCAGGATAGTAAATCTCGATGCTGCAATGACCTTGTTTGAAGTACAGACTTGCCCAATGTGGCAACTAGAGGTTTATGGTCAGTCATTACTGTGACTTTGTagtgaaacatttattttgtactcACTTTCACAAGTACTGCAGTCTGTTGACTCCATTAAATATAATTCGTTGAAGTTCAATTACTAGCTGCTTATAGATGTGAGAAACAACAGACATTACTGGAATTTTTACCTAACCAGTTGCAGGCAACGGTTTTGCACCTTCAAGTTTGGGAAGTCGAGCCTCGTCAAAATGAATGAGTCCATCCAGCAACTGCGACCAAATCACAAACCAACAAACATGGTTCTCAGGGTCTATGAACGTTCAAACAGAGTGGCTTACGAACCAGGTTTAGTGATGTGCTTTGGTGTTGTGGCAACACAAAGAACACAAAGGTATCAAAGGTGGACATGAGACAATCGTAACCAGGTGCTACCATTCTAGAACTCAAGTACATATGATGAAATCTACCTACTCTACAAGGTTGAACAATGACCTACCTCTTTCAAGCTGGAAAATCACGCGACATTTacagttaaagaaaaaaacttgAATCTCACGAAGACAAGTGcacatttaacattttctcacTCATCATTTCATGCGGAAAAAGCAAAGCATTCAGCACTttgatcttaaaaaaaattagctactGCTAATTAAAACTGCGTGGATATGTTTTGCCAAGTGTGTGAAAGTATGGTTCCTGATAGTATGTATgctaataaaaacacacaaacataGGGTCTACCAGTGCAATGTAAAGACGATCCACGGTGCAACCGTGATGGTGCTGGAATACTAGTATGAACAAGAGGGTGGTtgagtggttctgtttccgtatttccttTTCACTtattttaaaagagtgaaaatgtcTTAAACACGTGTTTCCAGAATACTTTTTAAGCATTAAACACTCAATACAGATTCTCAAAAGCACTCGTGggacacctttaccttcatttctctgccatataatgctATGGCTACCACTCAACTATCATAGTTGCCCAATTCAGGATGTAATGACTGCACATAGTTCTCAGCCTTGCGCTTGGAGgcaacaccgcgctagaagcaccagtgagcatcGCACTTACCATTCCGCCTCActtacacaaatacacccctgactaggcgggccccttaaaacaATAGGTCCAGCTTTTTGATTATTAAATAGTTGCTGGATGAATATGGAATTAAATGCATTTTACAGAACATATAATTGTAGCTAGAGATTTCACTACTTTTAATTGCGTGATGTGTCTTCATTTCAGATTTTCGATGTGTGCGGATTATGATAATCCATAGTGGGCATGCAgctgtaattgtatgcctaagtAGTCTGTACTTAAAGCTGGCTTGCACACATGTTACTGTAAGCAtatctttcatacaaacttgacatgtgtaattattgtatttaatgaaattaatatatttgacttgttttaattaaattatgaaacAGTTGACTGGTAACATCATTtttcaagcaaaataatttttttaaatgtctatgCATAAACATGGGGATTCTAGAAGTATACTATTCCCTGACCTTTTAGTGTGACAATATTTTAAGATTCAATTATAGAGCTAATTACTCATAAATCATATCATGCTTAAACTGGACCCTTCCTTCCCTTAACCCTTGCTACGTCTCTGGCATCAGACACTTTCTTAATGCCTGGAGCTTAGGTAAAACTTCTATCTCAAACCATAAACAACCATTGCTAGCAGTTAAGCAGTAAGCACTTTGAAGATAAACTGCAATGCATCAAAAGATTGGTGACGAAGAAACTGTTGACAAATGCCGCGAAAGTCTGCGTACTAATTTATACCAAATGTTTATGCAAAATCAAATGTTATCATTAGTGCCTATGCGGTAAAAAATCAGATCCAGAAAAGAAGGGAGcaatacacttttttttctcgTGCTTAAGTGGAGAAAAGAGCAGCATGTATGATTTCTAAAGCACAGATGCAAATTCTGCGAGGAACAGGTAAAATCATATGCCAAACCACAAGgtattttcatttcaaaattaACTCATCCAGTCTTGTCTTTATCACACAAAATAAACCAAATTCGctgactgtaaaaaaaattattaatttgatcaTTCCTCATAGGGTATATACTACCATACCCTTCAAACTGCatggatttttaagtttttttttgtgaagtctCATAAATAAACTTAATTGCTTGGTTCACAAAGTGGTGACTATTTCTGTTAACGTTAACTTTGATCTACACCACTGCACTTTCCAAATAATATATGTTATGCAACCCTAGTAAATATGGAGTTGTAAAATTGTCGAGCAGAGAAAAGAGATGGGTTTGCTGGCTGTAACTGATGCTAATCATTCTGCAGGAGCTGATCATCATGGCCGCGGCGAGAACTTTCCTCCAGTCCCGATAGAAGAAAACATGAAGAAGGAACTGCCGTGTATTAGCAAGGCAATGCTGGTTGGTGACAAGAGGAAGATCCTTGCAATGCTGCTCACACTGAAGGTAGGAGAGTGCACGATACTGCTTTCCAGAGCATGAAGTAAACTTCCACCTGCCATTCCAGGTGTTGTAGGTGCTGTACAGCATCATATTCTCTAGAGCAGTATCTTTCACATGCGGCTTAGAAATCTTTTCTTCCTGCTTGAAGGCAGCTTCTGCCATTCACCAGCAACGGGAGTTATTTTGATTCGCTTTGAATGTCTTTTTGCTTATCTAAcaggtttttataaataattatttctttaaaagataaaataaaccACAGTGAACAAGTGagatattttgtttttcaaatactAGTTGTCTGATAACTAAGATAAATATCTCTGCCTCCCACTGCCACTCATAGTGTTTAGTGAATTTTCGCAAATTTATGAGTGTtgatttttccaggtttctaaattatgatttaatataatTCTATTAAACTTCTTAGATTGGGAAATGAATTTTATCAGCTTTGTGATACATTTACATATAACTTTTGAGTTGGACTAtggttttgaggtctatggaccatgaaaaactatataaaaattttccataaatcccaccatggtaacagctataataggtagtatttcttcaaaatctaccacACATATATGTATTCAAAGTGATTTACAgaattaaatacaatttcaatttaccattttttttccccctttcaacTTACCATACTTCTTTTGCTCATGCCCGGACAATGTTCCAAACTCCCCGTTGAGGACTTCCCTCCAATTTTTAGCCAACTCATTCCGGTCCCTGTTGACTCTGTACTTTTGTCCCAAAGGGCAGGTTGGATACACACTGAATTAACAACTTGACATCAAAATCCAACATGGCTTAACGGTGGGGAGCGAGAGCTATTGTCGCCCTTCTCGTGTGAACGCCCACACTTCTTCTTTGCATTTCAAGGAAGAGACACGACCCCCTCCCAAGCACCTGGCCCCAGATGCATGAGCTACCTAAAGCCCGTGCTCCCCATGTGAAACCTCCATTCTAACTCTTCCGCACCTTCCTCCCGCTCACAAGGACCAGCCTTGCCGCTCCACGTGTGAAAGAGATGTTAGTGTATGAAGTAGTATGAAGTAGTATGAAGTATGTTTTCAGAATAGTGTAGCAAGCCACTGACTCAGACTGACTGAACTGAGCCACTGTGGCGTGATGTGTCGATAGGATGGAGGTGGGGCAGCGGGGCAGGTGGCTGCCGGAGTGGTGGAGATAACTACATGGGCAACGTGTCTGTCTTGCTCTCGTACTACACTACTGCACAGCCGTTGCTACTACAGACAGCTATTACTGCTGTTGTGAATGCTCCTACGACATTCCATTACCTTTTCTTGTGTTCAGAATACATGCATTATTTTTTTACGGTTGACAAAGCTGAACATCCCTGGGAACATGGCAACAACATTTGTGTAAGTTGTCATTCAGAACCCTGTCAAGAGCCAAATTACACCAGTCTGAGGATGGATCTGGCCATCACTGGTCTAGAGGAAACAAAAATGTGCGACGTTCAGCCAAAAGCATTTGCCATTGCCCaatcacacattttatatttgCACATAGAGGAGCCCAAAGATAAGTTAAAGTAGCACACATCACACTTGCAAGTGCTCACTTGTTTTCCAGCTTCCTAAAAACGGTTTTCGTAATATTTATGTACGTCAGTAAAAATATCTTCACTTTTTAGAAAACACCGTTTAGTAGTTTCAAAATGTTAAACACTGAATGAGGGAAATAATTGTTGAGAGTATTCCATGTAatagagaaaaatgtttttaaatggaagtgaaatttattaaaatggagtggaaaaaaaatgaTCGCAACATAttgtataaattaatattctacTTGCAATGAAATTACTTCATAAGTATGTAATTTGTAATGTACATCTACTGCAAGATGCCTGGGTGAATTTTCTCTCACTGTAGTTAAATTTAAGAGGAAACTAAATTTtttcaaattacatttaaaataatgcaTAGTTTTAAAGTATTATGAAGGTAAATGTATAAGTAATTTCCTAAGTTTATTAGACAttaataactaaataataaaatacaaattcatctagagaaaaaaagttttattgtgatctatataaaatttatgtactaAGATACAGTTGATTAATTAAATGAGAGCATGCCTTAAATTCAAGGAACATCTTTATTTTGCCTCACCACATGCATATGTGGGTTGTTAAGAAGCTTGAATATTTTATGGTAAAACCTAAGAAAGAAGCCATTCTAACATTTCTCTAAATATTtatatcagaaaaaaattctggaatCATTATTACATATTATGAGAATATTTTACCTGACTCACAAACTGATCTAATTTGTAAGTATGTCacagattacaattttaatttattcctGATCAACATACTGCTCCCAAGACATCTGAAGCACACTGAAATTGAGAAAGGCCTATTGTCTACTCTGTGTTTATTGAACAGTAGTACAGGATTATATGGATGTGTGTGTATTTCgttcagtctgaagtgaacatgGAGACAGGCAAGTCCACAGATGAACTCTCAGCAGAGGTGAAGAGCTGGCTGCGTGAATGTGATTGCTTTGCTGGCACAGAGACGGAACTGCTTTGTGAGAACAGCAACAAGGTAATGCAGCACCAAAATAACAGCACTTACTCAACTTCCAAATCAGAagcaaatttttttcccctcccccaAGAGATTTTCCAAATACATTATTGATTTAGTACTCAAATGTTGGATTATGCAATTGGGTGAGTCTTGAAGCCTCACCCATTTGGCATTTTTCATTTCTGCCTGGAGCATAAAAGACCACTGCCATTAAAGACCCACAGAATCATTTTCAAGGC
This genomic window from Bacillus rossius redtenbacheri isolate Brsri chromosome 6, Brsri_v3, whole genome shotgun sequence contains:
- the LOC134533402 gene encoding long-chain-fatty-acid--CoA ligase heimdall-like; this translates as MGLLAVTDANHSAGADHHGRGENFPPVPIEENMKKELPCISKAMLVGDKRKILAMLLTLKSEVNMETGKSTDELSAEVKSWLRECDCFAGTETELLCENSNKVMQHQNNSTYSTSKSEANFFPLPQEIVMEAIQKGIDRANSKAISNSQKIQKFAILPVDFSIPSGELGPTLKLKRNVIADKYNSIIENFYK